A window of the Acidimicrobiales bacterium genome harbors these coding sequences:
- the lnt gene encoding apolipoprotein N-acyltransferase translates to MTEADDSNATRFADGRLATAAKCIVAGVCLAGSVPPWGSWPLAFIGIAITDRLLAVRSAQQRFWRMWVVGVSWLAPAMLWMYDLTPPGYPIAFIAYAAYFGVAAALTPPDNTWRRLLLPGTLTLAEIVRWYWPFGGVPLANLALSQVDTPLAQTARLAGPLLVMVLIIVVGQALSSAVDRAVRPTLIALGVVAVAIVAAYAHPRASVVREVETASVQGGGPTRTRASSDQQPVVLGRHVEATKFIDRPVDLILWPENVVNPGVYLPIESARATVDEVARSQDATVLAGWFYPVSNTGTVNYQSAITPDGNEIDRYDKVRIVPFGEFVPLRGFIEWTGLGEGIPSRDVIVGTADPVLDTPVGPVGVSISWEGFFERRARASVADGAELLTNPTNGASYWLTQVHTQQVASNQLRAIENDRWVLMVGPTGMSAVVEPDGTLQQRTDIGERAVLYATVEMRTGRTLASLVGLWPVLCYGVTAVMLGLWQLRRPAQPTLDPTVEHDHPGAAS, encoded by the coding sequence GTGACCGAAGCCGACGACAGCAACGCCACGCGCTTCGCCGACGGGCGGCTCGCCACGGCCGCCAAGTGCATCGTGGCCGGCGTCTGCCTCGCCGGTTCGGTGCCGCCGTGGGGTTCGTGGCCGCTGGCATTCATCGGCATCGCCATCACCGACCGGCTACTCGCCGTGCGCTCGGCGCAGCAGCGGTTCTGGCGCATGTGGGTCGTCGGGGTCTCCTGGCTCGCCCCCGCCATGCTGTGGATGTACGACCTGACGCCGCCGGGCTACCCCATCGCGTTCATCGCCTACGCCGCGTACTTCGGGGTGGCGGCTGCGCTCACCCCGCCCGACAACACCTGGCGGCGACTACTTCTCCCGGGCACCCTCACCCTCGCCGAGATCGTGCGCTGGTACTGGCCGTTCGGCGGGGTCCCCCTCGCCAACCTGGCCCTGAGCCAAGTCGACACCCCGCTCGCGCAGACCGCACGGCTCGCCGGCCCGCTGCTGGTGATGGTGCTCATCATCGTGGTCGGTCAAGCACTGTCGTCGGCGGTCGATCGAGCGGTGCGCCCCACCCTCATCGCACTCGGTGTCGTCGCCGTAGCCATCGTCGCGGCCTACGCCCACCCCCGAGCGTCGGTGGTCCGCGAAGTCGAGACCGCCTCGGTGCAGGGTGGCGGACCCACCAGAACCCGGGCGTCGTCGGACCAGCAACCGGTCGTACTCGGCCGCCACGTCGAGGCGACCAAGTTCATCGACCGTCCCGTCGACCTCATCCTGTGGCCCGAGAACGTGGTCAACCCCGGCGTCTATCTCCCGATCGAGTCGGCCCGCGCCACCGTCGACGAGGTCGCACGATCGCAGGACGCCACCGTGCTCGCCGGGTGGTTCTATCCGGTGAGCAACACCGGCACGGTCAACTACCAGTCGGCCATCACCCCCGATGGCAACGAGATCGACCGCTACGACAAGGTACGGATCGTGCCCTTCGGCGAGTTCGTCCCGCTCCGTGGGTTCATCGAGTGGACCGGATTGGGCGAGGGCATCCCGTCACGAGACGTGATCGTCGGGACGGCCGACCCGGTGCTCGACACGCCGGTCGGCCCCGTCGGCGTCTCGATCTCGTGGGAAGGGTTCTTCGAACGACGAGCTCGCGCCTCGGTTGCCGACGGCGCCGAACTCCTCACCAACCCCACCAACGGAGCGTCGTACTGGTTGACCCAGGTACACACCCAGCAAGTGGCCTCGAACCAGCTGCGGGCCATCGAGAACGACCGGTGGGTCCTCATGGTCGGCCCCACCGGCATGAGCGCCGTGGTCGAACCCGACGGCACCCTGCAGCAGCGCACCGACATCGGTGAGCGGGCGGTGCTGTACGCCACCGTCGAGATGCGAACCGGGCGCACCCTGGCCAGCCTCGTCGGGCTGTGGCCGGTACTTTGTTACGGCGTCACCGCCGTGATGCTGGGCCTCTGGCAACTGCGGCGCCCGGCCCAACCGACACTGGACCCAACCGTCGAGCACGACCACCCTGGAGCCGCATCATGA